A section of the Tamandua tetradactyla isolate mTamTet1 chromosome 4, mTamTet1.pri, whole genome shotgun sequence genome encodes:
- the LOC143680878 gene encoding alpha-1,3-mannosyl-glycoprotein 4-beta-N-acetylglucosaminyltransferase-like protein MGAT4E isoform X2, with amino-acid sequence MNRCLWRYTIVAVSFLFLGFFFQKNNQGHVEYSLSMEEKKRVVWQLHQGQLKSEIKKHLETFKKMQKKSPLFQHTNYKFLAGTIPQEKKLLTVGISLAPHPHASDLLDTLQSLFRASSEPELKYITVLVHLSDPDPGWLSQTVANISSLFKQYIETQKLLVIHGLLDSFLLPRDLNNTNHSSSCEKLYFRQKVDYALLMNFASNLSDYFLMVGNNVHFVPKFVSAIYWVLSAWKEIRWVILEFSSLSFSGKVFHTSDLSRLTSFFFLSPKDIPTDLLLSKFRFLLAQNVPIRFTPSIMGVMGNYSVLEDTCFPMDKEKVFDEPDNPLASVITDMMTISNFFPQYAYILNEECYATLDPVRGNHLTVILERPQKVTRIVVLTGSHKEGKYLLHQGQVELGYDPMEHPKGCARYTLLGPLVEGNLDQRVFYEDDSEEELSCIRLLVLATQDSFLLIRQIKVWTESEEEES; translated from the exons ATGAACCGTTGTCTATGGAGATATACCATAGTTGCTGTGTCCTTCCTCTTTCTGGGCTTCTTCTTCCAAAAGAATAACCAGGGGCATGTTGAGTACAGTCTGTCAATG gaggaaaagaagagagttGTGTGGCAGCTACATCAGGGGCAactaaaatctgaaatcaagaaaCATCTGGAGACCTtcaagaaaatgcagaaaaaatctCCTTTATTCCAACACACCAACTACAAATTTCTGGCTGGAACTATTCCCCAGGAAAAGA AACTGCTGACAGTGGGGATTTCTTTGGCGCCCCATCCTCATGCAAGTGACCTCTTGGACACCCTGCAATCCCTTTTCCGTGCATCCTCAGAACCTGAGCTGAAGTATATCACAGTACTGGTCCATCTGTCAGATCCTGACCCTGGATGGCTCAGCCAAACAGTGGCCAATATTTCAAGTCTCTTCAAACAATATATTGAGACCCAGAAGCTGCTCGTGATCCATGGTCTTCTTGATAGCTTTCTTCTCCCAAGAGATCTGAATAACACCAATCACTCTTCATCCTGTGAAAAACTTTATTtcaggcagaaagtagattatgcCCTCCTCATGAACTTTGCTAGCAACCTCTCTGATTACTTTCTGATGGTAGGAAATAATGTTCACTTTGTTCCCAAGTTTGTTTCTGCCATCTATTGGGTATTATCCGCCTGGAAAGAAATACGTTGGGTGATCCTGGAGTTCTCCAGCCTGAGCTTCTCTGGGAAAGTTTTCCACACGAGTGACCTCTCTCGCCTGACCtcattcttcttcctctcccctaAGGACATTCCTACTGACTTGCTTCTGTCTAAATTCCGCTTTCTTTTGGCCCAAAATGTTCCAATTCGTTTCACTCCCTCAATCATGGGAGTGATGGGCAATTATTCTGTGTTGGAGGACACATGCTTTCCCATGGATAAGGAAAAGGTCTTTGATGAACCAGACAACCCTCTTGCCAGTGTCATCACTGACATGATGACAATATCAAATTTTTTTCCACAATATGCCTATATTCTGAATGAGGAGTGCTATGCTACCTTGGATCCTGTGAGAGGCAACCACCTGACAGTGATTTTGGAAAGGCCACAAAAAGTCACCCGGATAGTGGTGCTGACAGGCTCTCATAAAGAAGGGAAGTACCTGCTGCATCAGGGGCAAGTAGAACTGGGCTATGATCCCATGGAGCATCCCAAAGGCTGCGCCCGCTATACCCTGCTGGGGCCACTGGTGGAAGGGAATTTGGACCAGAGGGTATTTTATGAAGACGATTCTGAGGAGGAGTTGAGTTGTATACGACTGCTGGTGCTAGCCACTCaagattctttcctcctgatcaGGCAGATCAAAGTCTGGACAGAGTCTGAGGAAGAGGAGAGTTAG
- the LOC143680878 gene encoding alpha-1,3-mannosyl-glycoprotein 4-beta-N-acetylglucosaminyltransferase-like protein MGAT4E isoform X1 produces the protein MHILFTLLCRAAPGPSIMNRCLWRYTIVAVSFLFLGFFFQKNNQGHVEYSLSMEEKKRVVWQLHQGQLKSEIKKHLETFKKMQKKSPLFQHTNYKFLAGTIPQEKKLLTVGISLAPHPHASDLLDTLQSLFRASSEPELKYITVLVHLSDPDPGWLSQTVANISSLFKQYIETQKLLVIHGLLDSFLLPRDLNNTNHSSSCEKLYFRQKVDYALLMNFASNLSDYFLMVGNNVHFVPKFVSAIYWVLSAWKEIRWVILEFSSLSFSGKVFHTSDLSRLTSFFFLSPKDIPTDLLLSKFRFLLAQNVPIRFTPSIMGVMGNYSVLEDTCFPMDKEKVFDEPDNPLASVITDMMTISNFFPQYAYILNEECYATLDPVRGNHLTVILERPQKVTRIVVLTGSHKEGKYLLHQGQVELGYDPMEHPKGCARYTLLGPLVEGNLDQRVFYEDDSEEELSCIRLLVLATQDSFLLIRQIKVWTESEEEES, from the exons ATGCATATCCTGTTCACATTACTTTGCAGAGCTGCTCCTGGGCCAAGCATTATGAACCGTTGTCTATGGAGATATACCATAGTTGCTGTGTCCTTCCTCTTTCTGGGCTTCTTCTTCCAAAAGAATAACCAGGGGCATGTTGAGTACAGTCTGTCAATG gaggaaaagaagagagttGTGTGGCAGCTACATCAGGGGCAactaaaatctgaaatcaagaaaCATCTGGAGACCTtcaagaaaatgcagaaaaaatctCCTTTATTCCAACACACCAACTACAAATTTCTGGCTGGAACTATTCCCCAGGAAAAGA AACTGCTGACAGTGGGGATTTCTTTGGCGCCCCATCCTCATGCAAGTGACCTCTTGGACACCCTGCAATCCCTTTTCCGTGCATCCTCAGAACCTGAGCTGAAGTATATCACAGTACTGGTCCATCTGTCAGATCCTGACCCTGGATGGCTCAGCCAAACAGTGGCCAATATTTCAAGTCTCTTCAAACAATATATTGAGACCCAGAAGCTGCTCGTGATCCATGGTCTTCTTGATAGCTTTCTTCTCCCAAGAGATCTGAATAACACCAATCACTCTTCATCCTGTGAAAAACTTTATTtcaggcagaaagtagattatgcCCTCCTCATGAACTTTGCTAGCAACCTCTCTGATTACTTTCTGATGGTAGGAAATAATGTTCACTTTGTTCCCAAGTTTGTTTCTGCCATCTATTGGGTATTATCCGCCTGGAAAGAAATACGTTGGGTGATCCTGGAGTTCTCCAGCCTGAGCTTCTCTGGGAAAGTTTTCCACACGAGTGACCTCTCTCGCCTGACCtcattcttcttcctctcccctaAGGACATTCCTACTGACTTGCTTCTGTCTAAATTCCGCTTTCTTTTGGCCCAAAATGTTCCAATTCGTTTCACTCCCTCAATCATGGGAGTGATGGGCAATTATTCTGTGTTGGAGGACACATGCTTTCCCATGGATAAGGAAAAGGTCTTTGATGAACCAGACAACCCTCTTGCCAGTGTCATCACTGACATGATGACAATATCAAATTTTTTTCCACAATATGCCTATATTCTGAATGAGGAGTGCTATGCTACCTTGGATCCTGTGAGAGGCAACCACCTGACAGTGATTTTGGAAAGGCCACAAAAAGTCACCCGGATAGTGGTGCTGACAGGCTCTCATAAAGAAGGGAAGTACCTGCTGCATCAGGGGCAAGTAGAACTGGGCTATGATCCCATGGAGCATCCCAAAGGCTGCGCCCGCTATACCCTGCTGGGGCCACTGGTGGAAGGGAATTTGGACCAGAGGGTATTTTATGAAGACGATTCTGAGGAGGAGTTGAGTTGTATACGACTGCTGGTGCTAGCCACTCaagattctttcctcctgatcaGGCAGATCAAAGTCTGGACAGAGTCTGAGGAAGAGGAGAGTTAG